One window from the genome of Variovorax sp. PAMC26660 encodes:
- a CDS encoding GspH/FimT family pseudopilin, producing the protein MKAFLRSAKHASGFTLVELMVVVAIVAVLATIGVPSFRDLLLNQRLAAAAQGFNSALSLARMEAIQRSQSVRVLALAGNDWASGWSVLTGPESSLQALRSFERLPEGVSVDAALGDGFAQGLRYDSNGFSRRASSGAFGAGCLTLKAETGRRASIIVSGSGRARVCDPDRRGDCGTGACGRGSTWEEEGA; encoded by the coding sequence ATGAAGGCGTTCTTGCGCAGTGCGAAGCACGCGAGCGGCTTCACGCTGGTCGAGTTGATGGTGGTCGTGGCCATCGTCGCAGTGCTGGCGACCATCGGCGTGCCGAGCTTTCGCGATCTGCTGCTCAATCAGCGTCTGGCGGCGGCCGCGCAGGGCTTCAATTCCGCGTTGAGTCTGGCGCGCATGGAGGCCATCCAGCGTTCGCAGAGTGTCAGGGTGCTTGCGCTGGCGGGCAATGACTGGGCCAGTGGCTGGTCTGTGCTGACCGGGCCGGAGTCTTCGCTTCAGGCATTGCGAAGTTTCGAGCGGTTGCCGGAGGGCGTGAGCGTCGATGCAGCGCTCGGAGATGGATTCGCGCAAGGCTTGCGCTATGACAGCAACGGATTTTCTCGTCGGGCATCCAGCGGGGCCTTTGGTGCCGGATGTCTTACGCTGAAGGCGGAGACTGGCCGCCGGGCATCGATCATCGTGTCGGGATCGGGCCGGGCAAGGGTTTGCGATCCGGATCGGCGAGGAGATTGCGGCACCGGTGCGTGCGGCAGAGGAAGCACGTGGGAGGAAGAAGGCGCGTGA
- a CDS encoding type IV pilin protein, which translates to MSATASRHRGFTLIEVMIVLAIVAILAAISYPSYMDFVRKSWHSEARSALMQQMQHQERHFTQVGRYRAYEGDSGDSGAGGKYTVESSNCEGHGNIESCVRLTANLKAGFSDPQVGKFWIDSKGGKGCDGLPRGRCWQ; encoded by the coding sequence ATGAGCGCAACGGCATCGCGCCATCGCGGGTTCACGTTGATCGAGGTCATGATCGTGCTCGCCATCGTTGCCATCCTGGCGGCCATTTCCTATCCGTCGTACATGGACTTCGTGCGCAAGAGTTGGCACAGCGAAGCACGGTCCGCGCTGATGCAGCAGATGCAGCACCAGGAGCGCCACTTCACCCAGGTCGGTCGTTACCGCGCCTACGAAGGCGATTCGGGCGACAGCGGAGCGGGTGGCAAATACACCGTCGAAAGCAGCAATTGCGAGGGGCACGGCAACATCGAAAGCTGTGTCCGGCTCACAGCGAACCTGAAGGCCGGCTTCTCCGATCCACAGGTCGGCAAGTTCTGGATCGACAGCAAGGGCGGCAAAGGGTGCGATGGCCTGCCGCGCGGCAGGTGCTGGCAATGA
- the nrdR gene encoding transcriptional regulator NrdR — MKCPFCGHLETQVVETRVSEDADFVRRRRQCSACDKRFTTYERPDVNFPVVVKKDGSRADFDSSKVRASMMLALRKRPVSIEQIDNALLRIEQKLLASGLREIDSTKVGELVMRELKRMDKVAYVRFASVYRSFEDVDEFRQLLRDI; from the coding sequence ATGAAGTGCCCTTTTTGCGGTCACCTTGAAACGCAGGTCGTCGAGACCCGTGTATCGGAAGATGCCGACTTCGTCCGCAGGCGCCGCCAGTGCAGCGCCTGCGACAAGCGCTTCACCACCTACGAACGGCCCGACGTCAATTTTCCGGTTGTCGTCAAGAAGGACGGCAGCCGCGCCGATTTCGATTCGAGCAAGGTGCGCGCCTCGATGATGCTGGCGCTGCGCAAACGGCCGGTGAGCATCGAGCAGATCGACAACGCCCTGCTGCGCATCGAACAGAAACTGCTGGCCAGCGGCCTGCGCGAGATCGACTCGACCAAGGTCGGCGAGCTCGTGATGCGCGAACTCAAGCGCATGGACAAGGTGGCCTACGTGCGCTTTGCCTCGGTGTACCGCAGCTTCGAGGACGTGGACGAGTTCAGACAGTTGCTGCGGGACATCTGA